One region of Streptococcus salivarius genomic DNA includes:
- the gloA2 gene encoding SMU1112c/YaeR family gloxylase I-like metalloprotein: protein MFLNTVHHVAIIVSDYDLSRDFYVNKLGFEIIRENHRPERHDYKLDLRCGDIELEIFGNKTSDPNYVEPPKRPSYPEACGLRHLAFRVTNIEEVVKSLEEKGISCQPIRKDTFTGEKMTFFADPDGLPLELHE from the coding sequence ATGTTTTTAAATACAGTGCACCATGTTGCTATTATTGTTTCTGATTATGACTTGTCTCGAGATTTTTATGTTAATAAACTTGGTTTTGAGATTATTCGGGAAAATCACCGTCCGGAACGCCATGATTATAAGTTAGATCTACGTTGTGGAGATATAGAACTTGAAATCTTTGGCAATAAGACAAGTGATCCGAACTATGTGGAGCCACCCAAACGCCCGTCTTATCCTGAGGCATGTGGCTTACGTCATTTAGCTTTCAGAGTGACTAATATTGAAGAGGTTGTCAAGAGTTTAGAAGAAAAGGGTATTTCCTGCCAACCCATCCGCAAGGACACTTTTACCGGTGAAAAGATGACTTTCTTTGCTGATCCAGATGGTCTCCCCTTGGAGCTGCACGAGTAG
- a CDS encoding class A sortase, which produces MSKDKKNKTTKKRPKWLDILRWVLIVVLLVVGLALIFNKSIRNTVIAWNTNKYQVSKVSKKTIEKNKEAKTSFDFDTVKSISTESVLQAQMDAQELPVIGGIAIPEVGINLPIFKGLGNTELTYGAGTMKEDQVMGGENNYSLASHHVFGIAGASDMLFSPLDKAKEGMKIYLTDKNKVYTYVISEVKVVQPTEVAVVDDTPGKSEVTLVTCTDAEATQRTIVKGELKSQVDFDKASSDIIEAFNKSYNQFQS; this is translated from the coding sequence ATGAGCAAAGATAAGAAAAATAAAACAACAAAGAAACGCCCTAAGTGGCTGGATATTCTTCGCTGGGTGTTGATTGTTGTTCTCTTGGTTGTTGGTTTAGCCTTGATTTTCAATAAGTCTATTCGAAACACAGTAATTGCTTGGAATACAAATAAGTATCAAGTGAGCAAGGTTTCTAAAAAGACTATTGAGAAAAACAAGGAAGCTAAGACGAGTTTTGACTTTGATACCGTTAAATCAATTAGCACAGAGTCTGTCTTGCAGGCACAGATGGATGCTCAGGAACTTCCTGTCATTGGTGGTATTGCCATTCCAGAGGTAGGTATCAATCTTCCTATTTTCAAAGGACTTGGTAATACTGAGTTGACCTACGGTGCTGGAACTATGAAAGAAGACCAAGTCATGGGTGGTGAAAATAACTATTCACTAGCTAGTCACCACGTCTTTGGTATTGCTGGTGCATCTGACATGCTATTTTCACCGCTAGATAAGGCTAAGGAAGGCATGAAAATTTATCTTACGGATAAAAATAAGGTCTATACTTATGTCATTAGTGAGGTCAAGGTCGTCCAACCAACCGAAGTAGCAGTGGTTGATGATACACCAGGCAAGTCTGAAGTTACTTTGGTAACTTGTACGGATGCTGAAGCAACCCAACGTACAATAGTCAAAGGTGAATTGAAATCGCAGGTAGATTTTGACAAGGCAAGTTCAGATATTATTGAAGCCTTTAATAAATCATACAATCAATTTCAAAGTTAA